The Actinomycetota bacterium genome includes a window with the following:
- a CDS encoding cation:proton antiporter, which translates to MNEWALPTIAVLLIGYGAVSGRLQSTVITQAMVFVALGLLVGNRVLELVDVDAANQFVRHLAEATLTLVLFTDAARVNLGTLRRESALPARLLGLGLPLSIVAGTLAGLALFADLDLWTAAALATILAPTDAALGLPVVSNRRLPARIRQGLNVESGLNDGVCVPLLIIFLTLAQAEEGIGDIEPLKVVLEEIGFGAVGGVVAGALGAWVLRRFGARGWMEGTWKQISTVATPLLAYGIAVALGGSGFIAAFTAGIVFAALAGGHAEETTFLAEQSGELLNAVTFLLFGAVLLGPALGELDWRVALYAVTSLTLVRMLPVALAMLGTGMRRVTVGFLGWFGPRGLASIVFVLILVEQSQLPQVPLLLTVVTWTVALSVYAHGLTAWPGANRYADWYAAHATDHAAMPESAPVTEQRIPRPRTPHAAPRA; encoded by the coding sequence ATGAACGAGTGGGCGTTACCCACCATCGCCGTGCTGCTCATCGGCTATGGGGCGGTGTCGGGGCGGCTGCAATCCACGGTGATCACCCAGGCGATGGTGTTCGTCGCCCTTGGCCTGCTGGTCGGCAACCGGGTCCTGGAGTTGGTCGACGTTGACGCCGCCAACCAATTCGTACGCCATCTGGCCGAGGCCACCCTGACCCTGGTGCTGTTCACCGACGCGGCCCGCGTCAACCTGGGCACGCTGCGGCGCGAGTCGGCCCTGCCGGCCCGGCTGCTCGGCCTCGGTCTGCCGCTCAGCATCGTGGCCGGCACCCTGGCCGGGCTGGCCCTGTTCGCCGACCTGGATCTGTGGACGGCGGCTGCCCTGGCCACCATCCTGGCCCCCACCGACGCGGCGCTGGGACTGCCGGTGGTCAGCAACCGGCGCCTGCCGGCGCGCATCCGCCAGGGCCTCAACGTCGAGAGCGGCCTGAACGACGGGGTGTGTGTGCCCTTGTTGATCATCTTTCTGACCCTCGCCCAGGCCGAGGAAGGCATCGGCGACATCGAACCTCTGAAGGTGGTCCTGGAGGAGATCGGCTTCGGGGCCGTCGGCGGCGTCGTCGCCGGGGCCCTGGGCGCCTGGGTCCTGCGCCGGTTCGGGGCCAGGGGCTGGATGGAGGGGACCTGGAAGCAGATCAGCACCGTAGCCACTCCGCTGTTGGCCTACGGGATCGCCGTCGCCCTGGGGGGCAGCGGGTTCATCGCCGCCTTCACAGCCGGGATCGTGTTCGCCGCCCTCGCCGGCGGGCACGCCGAGGAGACCACCTTCCTGGCCGAGCAGTCCGGGGAGCTGCTCAACGCCGTCACCTTCCTGCTGTTCGGGGCTGTGCTGCTCGGCCCAGCGCTCGGGGAGCTGGACTGGCGGGTCGCCCTGTACGCGGTGACGAGCCTCACGCTCGTGCGGATGCTGCCGGTGGCCCTGGCCATGCTGGGCACGGGCATGCGCCGGGTGACGGTCGGCTTCCTGGGCTGGTTCGGGCCCCGGGGGCTGGCCTCGATCGTGTTCGTGCTGATCCTGGTCGAGCAGAGCCAGCTGCCGCAGGTTCCGTTGCTGCTGACGGTGGTGACCTGGACGGTAGCGCTGTCGGTGTACGCCCACGGGCTGACCGCCTGGCCGGGCGCCAACCGCTACGCCGACTGGTACGCCGCCCACGCCACCGACCATGCGGCCATGCCCGAGAGCGCCCCCGTCACCGAACAACGCATTCCGCGCCCCCGCACTCCACACGCAGCGCCTAGAGCCTGA